One Pirellulales bacterium DNA window includes the following coding sequences:
- a CDS encoding TIM barrel protein — MPPHPNNFPKLHNAAWPGVVGKGPDSEPAIDLDTMLDLTAAAEVDGVKFDGADLFLFAPHIDIDASDDELKTLADKARARNLVYGTVTAPIWPPTGGGPAMGGAEDRRRFLAQVRKGCRIAQRLRELGVRPYGIVRIDSASSPSEWRKDPEGNTKRIAETFREACTIADDSGERLAAEGEICWGGMHSWRWMVRLLELVDRPQTLGFQADMAHTLLYLLGYNAPEDAILPEGFDWQDDQKLQDALTKLTAALRPWTIDFHVAQNDATVFGSGSHDKTGRHCLPNDPHGKLNIARDAGHWLRDEQGKPTKKFRHICWDGCMFPNAVMMQPETWNSILAAMLSVRDAHGWQE, encoded by the coding sequence ATGCCCCCGCACCCCAACAACTTTCCCAAGCTTCACAACGCCGCCTGGCCGGGCGTGGTCGGCAAAGGCCCCGACTCGGAACCGGCGATCGACCTCGACACGATGCTCGACCTGACGGCGGCCGCCGAAGTCGACGGCGTCAAGTTCGACGGCGCCGACCTGTTTCTTTTTGCCCCGCACATCGACATCGACGCCTCCGACGACGAGCTGAAAACGCTGGCCGACAAGGCCCGTGCCCGAAACCTGGTCTACGGCACCGTGACCGCGCCGATCTGGCCGCCCACCGGCGGCGGCCCGGCGATGGGCGGAGCGGAAGACCGTCGGCGGTTCCTGGCGCAGGTCCGCAAGGGCTGCCGCATTGCCCAGCGGCTGCGCGAGTTGGGCGTGCGGCCCTACGGCATCGTGCGGATCGATTCGGCCTCCAGCCCGTCGGAGTGGCGCAAAGATCCCGAGGGGAACACGAAGCGGATCGCCGAGACGTTCCGCGAAGCCTGCACGATCGCCGACGATTCTGGCGAGCGGCTGGCGGCCGAGGGGGAGATTTGCTGGGGCGGCATGCATAGCTGGCGGTGGATGGTCCGGCTGCTGGAGTTGGTCGATCGGCCGCAGACGCTCGGCTTTCAGGCCGACATGGCCCACACACTGTTGTATCTGCTGGGCTACAACGCGCCGGAAGACGCCATTTTGCCCGAAGGTTTCGACTGGCAAGACGACCAAAAACTGCAAGACGCCCTGACGAAGCTCACGGCCGCGCTGCGTCCCTGGACGATCGACTTTCACGTGGCGCAGAACGACGCCACGGTTTTCGGTTCGGGCTCGCACGACAAGACCGGACGGCACTGTTTGCCGAACGATCCCCACGGCAAGCTGAACATTGCCCGCGACGCCGGGCACTGGCTGCGCGACGAGCAAGGCAAGCCGACCAAAAAGTTCCGCCACATCTGCTGGGACGGCTGCATGTTTCCCAACGCCGTGATGATGCAGCCGGAGACCTG